In uncultured Flavobacterium sp., a genomic segment contains:
- a CDS encoding DMT family transporter, with the protein MRNDNLKSYLNLHLIVFIWGFTAILGALITIDAENLVWFRMLLAGVFLAGFIVYKKQSFVISAQSFAKLIFVGLLIALHWIFFFKAIHVSNVSITLSIFSLGAFFASLLEPLFYGRKILFYEVFFGLVIIAGLALIMQVEVKYLHGMYYALAAIILGVLFTLMNGKLITEHDPSVITFYEFGAGVFFISIYFLVQGKFTADFFTMSLNNWVLLLVLASICTAYAFTASVKVMQRLTPYTVMLTTNLEPVYGIVLAYFILGGKEKMSTEFYIGALIIVITVILNGVFKHYKNKKEL; encoded by the coding sequence ATGCGAAACGATAATTTAAAAAGTTATTTAAATCTTCATTTAATTGTTTTTATCTGGGGTTTTACAGCTATTTTAGGCGCTTTAATCACCATAGATGCTGAAAATTTAGTTTGGTTCAGAATGCTTTTGGCAGGTGTTTTTCTGGCTGGATTTATAGTTTATAAAAAACAATCTTTTGTAATCTCGGCTCAGTCTTTTGCTAAATTGATTTTTGTTGGATTATTGATTGCACTGCATTGGATTTTCTTTTTTAAGGCAATTCACGTTTCGAACGTTTCAATAACACTTTCCATATTTTCATTAGGTGCTTTTTTTGCATCCTTACTGGAGCCTCTTTTTTATGGGCGAAAAATATTATTCTATGAAGTTTTCTTCGGATTGGTTATTATTGCCGGTTTAGCCCTTATAATGCAAGTCGAAGTTAAATATCTGCATGGTATGTATTATGCCTTGGCTGCAATTATTCTGGGTGTTTTGTTTACTTTAATGAATGGTAAATTAATTACAGAACACGATCCGTCGGTTATTACATTTTATGAGTTTGGTGCCGGAGTTTTCTTTATTTCTATTTATTTTTTAGTGCAGGGAAAATTTACGGCTGATTTTTTTACAATGTCATTAAACAACTGGGTTTTGTTGCTTGTTTTAGCCTCTATTTGTACTGCTTATGCTTTTACGGCATCAGTAAAAGTAATGCAGCGATTAACACCTTATACTGTGATGTTAACGACTAATTTAGAGCCTGTTTATGGAATTGTTCTGGCTTATTTTATTCTGGGAGGAAAAGAAAAAATGAGCACAGAATTTTATATTGGCGCCCTTATAATTGTAATTACAGTTATTTTAAACGGCGTTTTTAAACATTATAAAAATAAGAAAGAACTGTAA
- a CDS encoding asparagine synthetase B has product MNKSLVYIFIFLLSFTAKASFILLPMDETTQQNHLKAYGITYWCLSKDYKASWLLNYRGGSFLLPDAPEIRKECQIRGVSFEILSDSEEASILEEISSPSQNMESVVLEKAPKIAVYTPKGKQPWDDAVTLVLTYAEIPFTPIYDEEVLSDQLLLYDWLHLHHEDFTGQYGKFYAAYKNTPWYIDQKKDAEALATKLGYAKVSQEKGAVAKKIRDFVIGGGFMFAMCSATDSFDIALAADGVDICEAMFDGDASDSNYQSKLNYSNSFAFKDFTLERKPEVYEFSDIDMTSKRRIPVEKDYFTLMEFSAKWDPIPSMLCQNHTQLVKGFMGQTTSFDTALIKSNVLIMGTCELNGESRYIHGEKGKGMFTFFGGHDPEDFQHQVGDPPTVLDLHPNSPGYRLILNNVLFPAARKKKQKT; this is encoded by the coding sequence ATGAATAAGAGTTTAGTTTATATTTTCATATTTCTACTTTCATTTACAGCAAAAGCTTCGTTTATCTTGCTGCCAATGGATGAAACAACTCAGCAAAATCATCTAAAAGCTTACGGAATTACCTATTGGTGTTTAAGTAAAGATTATAAAGCAAGCTGGTTGCTCAATTATCGCGGAGGTTCTTTTTTGCTTCCTGATGCTCCTGAGATTAGAAAAGAATGTCAGATTCGTGGAGTTAGTTTTGAAATTCTTTCAGATAGTGAAGAAGCTTCAATTTTAGAAGAAATCTCAAGTCCATCACAAAATATGGAATCTGTTGTTCTTGAAAAAGCACCTAAAATTGCAGTTTATACTCCAAAAGGCAAACAACCCTGGGATGATGCTGTGACATTAGTTTTAACTTATGCCGAAATTCCGTTTACACCAATTTATGACGAAGAAGTTTTGAGTGATCAACTATTACTTTATGATTGGTTGCACTTGCATCATGAAGATTTTACAGGGCAATACGGAAAATTTTATGCCGCTTATAAAAATACACCTTGGTATATCGATCAGAAAAAAGATGCTGAAGCTTTAGCTACAAAATTAGGTTATGCTAAAGTATCGCAGGAAAAAGGTGCAGTTGCCAAAAAAATTAGAGATTTTGTTATAGGTGGCGGGTTTATGTTTGCCATGTGTTCAGCAACAGATAGTTTTGATATTGCCTTGGCTGCTGATGGAGTTGATATTTGCGAAGCTATGTTTGATGGAGATGCTAGTGATTCAAATTATCAATCAAAATTAAATTATTCAAATTCGTTTGCTTTCAAAGATTTTACTTTGGAAAGAAAACCTGAAGTTTATGAGTTTTCGGATATTGATATGACATCAAAACGTCGAATTCCAGTTGAAAAAGATTATTTTACCTTAATGGAATTTTCGGCAAAATGGGATCCAATTCCAAGTATGTTATGCCAGAATCATACTCAGTTAGTTAAAGGTTTTATGGGACAAACGACCTCATTTGATACGGCATTAATAAAATCAAATGTTTTAATAATGGGAACTTGCGAACTAAATGGCGAGTCGAGATATATTCATGGTGAAAAAGGAAAAGGAATGTTCACTTTTTTTGGAGGTCATGATCCTGAAGATTTTCAACATCAGGTTGGAGATCCTCCAACAGTTTTAGACTTACATCCAAATTCTCCGGGTTACAGATTAATTCTTAATAATGTTTTGTTCCCGGCGGCAAGAAAGAAAAAACAGAAAACATAA
- a CDS encoding response regulator: MFKKVLVAEDLDSISIAVIQVLEDLKIPVIHHVKYCDDGLLKAKKALVDNEPYDLLISDLSFKTDHRKTHLTSGEDLIKAINEVQPRLKKIVFSIEDKSYRIKSLFNDLKINGYVSKGRNSIEELKKAIEATYRNEEKILSSDLSFSFTDKALIEIESYDISILKLLAQGHILESISNEFKASCITPNGTSSIEKRINKLKIYFKANNNVHLIAIAKDFGLV; this comes from the coding sequence ATGTTCAAAAAAGTTTTAGTTGCCGAAGATTTAGATAGTATAAGTATCGCAGTTATACAAGTACTTGAAGACCTTAAAATCCCAGTAATTCATCATGTGAAATATTGTGACGACGGCTTATTAAAAGCAAAAAAAGCATTGGTAGACAATGAACCTTATGATTTGCTTATAAGCGATTTGTCTTTTAAAACTGATCATAGAAAAACTCACCTAACAAGTGGCGAGGATTTGATAAAAGCAATAAACGAAGTTCAGCCTCGATTAAAAAAAATAGTTTTCTCGATTGAAGATAAATCATATCGAATAAAATCTCTTTTTAATGACCTGAAAATTAATGGATATGTTTCTAAAGGAAGAAACAGTATTGAGGAGCTAAAAAAAGCAATTGAAGCAACTTATAGAAACGAAGAAAAAATACTTTCTTCTGATTTATCGTTTAGTTTTACTGATAAAGCCTTGATTGAAATTGAATCTTATGACATTTCTATTTTAAAGCTTTTAGCTCAAGGACATATTTTAGAAAGTATCTCAAATGAATTTAAGGCTTCTTGCATAACTCCAAACGGGACAAGTAGTATTGAAAAAAGAATCAATAAACTAAAAATATATTTTAAAGCTAACAATAATGTTCACTTAATTGCTATTGCCAAAGATTTTGGTTTAGTATAA
- the tgt gene encoding tRNA guanosine(34) transglycosylase Tgt, with protein MKFDLLQKDPQSKARAGSITTDHGVIETPIFMPVGTVASVKGVHQRELKDDINPDIILGNTYHLYLRPQTEILEKAGGLHKFMNWDRNILTDSGGYQVYSLSDNRKIKEEGVKFKSHIDGSYHFFSPESVMEIQRTIGADIIMAFDECTPYPCDYRYAQRSMHMTHRWLDRCINHLDKVPYKYGYEQTFFPIVQGSTYKDLRRQSAEYIANSGQQGNAIGGLSVGEPAEEMYAMTEVVCEILPEDKPRYLMGVGTPINILENIALGIDMFDCVMPTRNARNGMLFTANGTINIKNKKWEADFSPIDEMGHTFVDTEYTKAYLRHLFAANEYLGKQIATIHNLGFYMWLVREARKHILAGDFRPWKEMMVKNMDQRL; from the coding sequence ATGAAGTTTGATTTATTACAAAAAGATCCGCAATCTAAAGCCAGAGCGGGAAGTATTACTACAGATCACGGCGTAATTGAAACGCCTATTTTTATGCCTGTTGGGACGGTTGCATCTGTAAAAGGGGTACACCAACGTGAACTTAAAGACGATATTAATCCGGATATTATTCTGGGAAATACATACCATTTATATTTACGTCCGCAGACTGAGATTCTTGAAAAAGCGGGTGGATTGCATAAATTTATGAATTGGGATCGTAATATTTTGACGGATTCTGGTGGGTATCAGGTTTATTCTCTTTCGGATAATAGAAAAATTAAGGAAGAAGGAGTGAAGTTTAAATCGCATATTGATGGTTCATATCACTTTTTTTCACCAGAAAGTGTGATGGAAATTCAACGTACTATTGGGGCTGATATTATTATGGCTTTTGATGAATGTACACCTTATCCTTGCGACTACAGATATGCGCAACGCTCAATGCATATGACGCACCGTTGGTTGGATCGTTGTATTAATCATTTGGACAAAGTGCCTTATAAATATGGATATGAGCAAACATTTTTTCCGATTGTTCAGGGAAGTACTTATAAAGATTTACGTCGTCAATCGGCAGAGTATATTGCAAATTCCGGACAACAAGGGAATGCTATTGGTGGTTTGTCAGTAGGAGAACCTGCCGAAGAAATGTATGCAATGACTGAGGTTGTTTGCGAAATTTTGCCGGAAGATAAACCAAGATATTTAATGGGAGTTGGAACTCCGATTAATATTTTAGAAAATATTGCGTTAGGAATTGATATGTTTGATTGTGTTATGCCAACGCGTAATGCCAGAAATGGTATGTTGTTTACAGCAAACGGAACAATTAATATCAAGAATAAAAAATGGGAAGCTGATTTTTCTCCAATTGATGAAATGGGACATACTTTTGTAGATACTGAATATACAAAAGCTTATTTGCGTCACTTATTTGCGGCTAATGAATATTTGGGAAAACAAATTGCTACAATACATAACCTTGGTTTTTATATGTGGTTGGTTCGTGAAGCCAGAAAACATATCTTAGCCGGAGATTTTAGACCATGGAAAGAAATGATGGTCAAGAATATGGACCAAAGACTTTAA
- a CDS encoding LptF/LptG family permease — protein MLTIIDKYILKRYLATFSVMILLFIPIGIVIDVAEKVDKMLENKVPFTQIAIYYYNFTVYFANSLFPIFLFLSVIWFTSKLANNTEIIAILSSGISFTRFLRPYIIGASIISVFALLMGFFVVPAASEGFNNFRYTYLRNGGKELMRGESTNVYRQLNDNDFIFVNSFNEESKTAFNFSLEHFEKDELTYKITASRIKWDPKAKTYILYDYTKRTVGGLNDKIEKVPEKRVPFKFELADLTPVIYIAETLPLGKLIDFIDKERKRGSGNINVYLVVLYKKYSVPISAFILTIIAVAVSSMKRRGGMGMNLAIGIAIAFSFVFFDKIFGTLAEKSTFSPLFAVWFPNVAFGILAVYLLRNAKR, from the coding sequence ATGCTGACGATAATAGATAAATATATTTTAAAAAGATATTTAGCCACTTTTTCGGTGATGATCTTATTATTTATTCCGATAGGAATTGTAATTGATGTCGCTGAAAAGGTTGATAAAATGCTGGAGAACAAGGTTCCGTTTACTCAAATCGCGATTTATTACTACAACTTTACAGTTTATTTTGCTAACTCTTTATTTCCGATTTTTTTATTTTTATCGGTAATCTGGTTTACCTCAAAATTGGCAAATAATACAGAGATTATTGCCATTTTAAGTTCCGGGATCTCATTTACACGTTTTTTGCGACCTTATATTATTGGAGCGTCAATTATTTCGGTTTTTGCTCTTTTAATGGGATTTTTTGTCGTTCCTGCTGCCAGCGAAGGCTTTAATAATTTTAGATATACGTATTTAAGAAATGGCGGAAAGGAACTCATGCGGGGTGAAAGTACTAATGTATATCGCCAGCTTAATGATAACGACTTTATTTTTGTAAATAGTTTTAATGAAGAGTCAAAAACGGCTTTTAATTTTTCGTTAGAGCATTTTGAAAAAGATGAATTAACGTATAAAATTACGGCTAGCCGTATTAAATGGGATCCGAAAGCAAAAACTTATATTTTGTATGATTATACTAAAAGAACAGTTGGAGGATTGAATGATAAAATTGAAAAAGTACCTGAAAAAAGGGTGCCTTTTAAATTTGAATTGGCTGATTTAACTCCTGTAATTTATATTGCAGAAACACTTCCGCTAGGAAAACTAATTGATTTTATTGATAAAGAAAGAAAAAGAGGCTCTGGAAATATAAATGTGTATTTAGTTGTACTCTATAAAAAATACAGTGTGCCAATTTCGGCATTTATTCTAACTATTATTGCGGTGGCAGTATCGTCAATGAAACGTCGTGGTGGTATGGGAATGAATCTTGCTATCGGAATTGCAATTGCGTTTTCTTTTGTTTTCTTTGATAAAATATTCGGTACTCTTGCCGAAAAATCTACATTTTCACCTTTATTTGCTGTTTGGTTCCCGAATGTTGCTTTCGGAATTTTGGCAGTTTACTTATTACGTAATGCGAAACGATAA
- the dnaB gene encoding replicative DNA helicase encodes MENFKNVNPVKVDKTTIINLEKGKLPPQVLDLEEAVLGAMMIDKKGVDDVIDILQADAFYKDSHKFIFEAIVQLFTETQPIDLLTVSAQLKKNGKLEVAGGDFYLIQLTQKIASSAHIEFHSRIILQKFIQRSLIRISSEIIEASYDETTDVFDLLDQAESKLYEVTQGNIKRSSETAQSLVLQAKKKIEEIAKQEGLSGVETGFTNLDKLTSGWQPSDLIIIAARPAMGKTAFVLSMARNIAIQYGHGVALFSLEMASVQLITRLISSETGLSSEKLRTGKLEPHEWEMLSTKVKNLEKAPLFIDDTPSLSIFDLRAKCRRLVSQHGIKIIIIDYLQLMTAGGNNKGGGNREQEISTISRNLKALAKELNVPVIALSQLSRAVETRGSSKRPLLSDLRESGAIEQDADIVSFLYRPEYYKIDEWDDEEASPTAGQAEIMIAKHRNGGIENIRLKFIGHLGKFDNLDDFSGNYDDLPSKMNHDDNPFITKNLPSANEAFGSNLNDDDDDSDVPF; translated from the coding sequence ATGGAAAATTTCAAAAATGTAAATCCTGTAAAGGTAGATAAAACCACAATTATTAATTTAGAAAAAGGAAAATTACCTCCGCAAGTACTTGATTTAGAAGAAGCTGTGCTTGGGGCAATGATGATTGATAAAAAAGGGGTTGATGATGTAATTGATATTTTGCAAGCTGATGCTTTTTATAAAGATTCGCATAAATTTATTTTTGAAGCGATTGTTCAGCTTTTTACCGAAACACAGCCAATCGATTTGTTGACGGTTTCGGCCCAATTGAAAAAAAATGGAAAATTAGAAGTAGCCGGTGGTGATTTTTATTTAATCCAGCTAACTCAAAAAATTGCATCTTCGGCGCATATCGAATTTCACTCACGTATCATACTTCAGAAATTTATTCAAAGAAGTTTGATTAGAATTTCTTCTGAAATTATCGAAGCATCTTATGATGAAACAACAGACGTATTTGATTTGCTGGATCAAGCCGAATCAAAACTATATGAAGTAACGCAAGGAAACATCAAACGTAGTTCTGAAACTGCTCAGAGTTTAGTACTTCAGGCTAAAAAGAAGATTGAAGAAATTGCAAAACAAGAAGGTTTAAGTGGTGTTGAAACCGGTTTTACGAATCTGGATAAACTGACTTCCGGATGGCAGCCAAGTGATTTAATTATTATCGCAGCAAGACCTGCGATGGGTAAAACGGCATTTGTACTTTCGATGGCGAGAAATATCGCTATTCAATATGGGCATGGAGTGGCATTGTTCTCTCTGGAGATGGCATCAGTTCAGTTGATTACCAGGTTAATTTCATCAGAAACAGGATTGTCATCAGAGAAATTGCGTACCGGTAAATTAGAGCCTCACGAATGGGAAATGTTGAGTACCAAAGTGAAAAACTTAGAAAAAGCACCTTTGTTTATTGATGATACACCATCGCTTTCTATTTTTGATTTAAGAGCAAAATGTCGTCGTCTGGTTTCACAACATGGGATTAAAATTATAATTATTGATTATTTGCAGTTGATGACTGCCGGAGGAAATAATAAAGGAGGAGGAAATCGTGAGCAGGAAATCTCGACCATTTCCCGAAACTTAAAGGCCTTGGCAAAAGAGCTAAACGTTCCGGTAATTGCACTTTCGCAGTTATCGCGTGCTGTTGAAACGCGTGGTTCCAGTAAGCGTCCGTTGCTATCGGATCTTCGTGAATCCGGGGCAATTGAGCAGGATGCTGATATCGTTTCGTTTTTATACAGACCTGAATATTATAAAATTGACGAATGGGATGACGAAGAAGCTTCACCAACCGCTGGTCAGGCCGAAATTATGATCGCAAAACACCGTAATGGTGGTATTGAAAATATTCGTTTAAAATTTATAGGACATCTTGGAAAATTTGATAACCTGGATGATTTTAGTGGTAACTATGACGATTTGCCATCAAAAATGAATCACGATGATAATCCCTTTATTACTAAAAATCTGCCATCTGCAAATGAAGCTTTTGGAAGCAATTTAAATGATGACGATGACGATAGTGATGTTCCGTTTTAA
- a CDS encoding response regulator transcription factor has protein sequence MNAAIKIALVDDEVLFRKGISFLLQREDNIEVVFEASNGEDLISKLEEIETKPDIIIMDLKMPVLNGVEATKIIRKLFPEIKIIALTSYDTKSFIANMIQVGAVAYLIKNTTPKDLIRTINEVNKKGFYYNKNVLRTIQETIVSSKNTKGNLETSFLSPREIEILQLICQQKTTSEIAEKLYLSPRTVEGHRNNLLLKTESRNIAGLVVYAIQNEIADLTL, from the coding sequence ATGAATGCCGCTATTAAAATTGCTTTAGTCGATGACGAAGTTTTATTCCGTAAAGGGATTTCTTTTTTGTTGCAAAGAGAAGATAATATTGAGGTCGTTTTTGAAGCCTCAAATGGTGAAGATCTTATTTCTAAATTAGAAGAGATCGAAACAAAACCGGATATTATTATCATGGATTTGAAGATGCCGGTATTAAATGGTGTTGAAGCGACAAAAATAATCAGAAAATTATTTCCCGAAATTAAGATAATTGCTTTAACAAGTTATGATACAAAATCATTTATAGCTAATATGATTCAGGTTGGAGCAGTGGCTTATCTAATAAAGAACACAACGCCAAAAGATTTAATCAGAACTATTAATGAGGTCAATAAAAAAGGATTTTATTATAATAAAAATGTGTTAAGAACAATTCAGGAAACAATTGTTTCTTCTAAAAATACTAAAGGAAATTTAGAAACTAGTTTTCTTTCGCCTCGCGAAATAGAAATTCTTCAACTTATTTGTCAGCAAAAAACAACTTCTGAAATTGCTGAAAAGCTTTATTTAAGTCCACGAACAGTCGAAGGTCACAGAAACAATTTATTACTTAAAACTGAATCTCGAAATATTGCCGGTTTAGTGGTATATGCAATTCAAAACGAAATTGCAGATCTAACACTTTAA
- a CDS encoding polysaccharide deacetylase family protein codes for MNLAQKLGYPENTKLLIIHADDAGLSHSENQATIKALQNGSVNSYSIMVPCAWFFEMATFAKNNPQFDCGIHLTLTCEWENYKFAPVLPISEVSSLVDKNGYFYKTRADFKNNAKPSEIKKELTAQIEKALQFGIQPTHLDSHMCSVGVTPEILEIYKELGKTYNLPVFINKQFVESISLSDEKYNFENTLLENNLLIGYYADFEKGELRKSYKKALDSIEPGFNVFLLHPAFDDREMQGITIDHPNFGSAWRQIDFDFFTSQECKTKLQENNIQLITWREILAIR; via the coding sequence ATGAACTTAGCTCAAAAACTTGGATATCCAGAAAACACCAAATTACTAATTATTCATGCCGATGATGCCGGATTATCACATTCAGAAAATCAAGCCACTATAAAAGCACTTCAAAACGGATCCGTAAACTCCTACAGTATAATGGTTCCGTGCGCATGGTTTTTTGAAATGGCAACATTTGCCAAAAACAATCCACAATTTGATTGCGGTATACATCTTACACTAACCTGCGAATGGGAAAATTATAAATTTGCCCCTGTCCTTCCAATTAGTGAAGTCTCAAGTTTAGTCGATAAAAACGGTTATTTTTATAAAACCAGAGCAGATTTCAAAAATAACGCAAAACCATCCGAAATAAAAAAAGAACTCACTGCTCAAATCGAAAAAGCATTACAATTTGGAATCCAACCCACACATCTCGATTCTCACATGTGCAGTGTTGGTGTTACCCCGGAAATTTTAGAAATCTATAAAGAACTCGGAAAAACGTATAATCTACCTGTTTTCATCAACAAACAATTTGTAGAATCAATCAGTTTATCAGACGAAAAATATAATTTCGAAAATACACTTTTAGAGAACAACCTTCTTATTGGATATTATGCAGATTTCGAAAAAGGCGAACTTAGAAAATCTTACAAGAAAGCTTTAGATTCCATCGAACCTGGTTTTAATGTTTTCCTGCTTCATCCCGCTTTTGATGATCGCGAAATGCAAGGCATCACAATCGATCATCCTAATTTTGGCTCAGCATGGCGCCAAATAGATTTTGACTTTTTTACCAGTCAGGAATGCAAAACAAAACTTCAGGAAAATAATATTCAATTAATAACCTGGAGAGAGATTCTGGCAATTAGATAA
- a CDS encoding acetyl-CoA carboxylase carboxyltransferase subunit alpha, with protein sequence MEYLDFELPIKELEEQLEKCVIIGKESDVDVTPTCKEINKKLEQTKKEIYKNLTAWQRVQLSRHPNRPYTLDYIRAICGDTFLELHGDRNFKDDKAMVGGLGKVNGQSFMIIGQQKGFNTKTRQYRNFGMANPEGYRKALRLMKMAEKFGIPVLTLVDTPGAYPGLEAEERGQGEAIARNIFEMVRLQVPIITIIVGEGASGGALGIGVGDKVYMLENTWYSVISPESCSSILWKSWEYKERAADALKLTSSDMKKQKLVDDVIPEPLGGAHYDRETTFKTVAEYIAKGYNELKDLSTAELIAQRMDKYSKMGEYKE encoded by the coding sequence ATGGAATATTTAGATTTTGAGCTTCCAATCAAAGAACTTGAAGAACAGTTAGAAAAGTGTGTTATTATTGGAAAAGAATCTGATGTTGATGTAACACCAACCTGCAAGGAAATCAACAAGAAATTAGAACAAACTAAGAAAGAAATATATAAAAACCTTACGGCTTGGCAACGTGTTCAATTGTCAAGGCATCCAAATAGACCTTATACTTTAGATTATATCAGAGCAATTTGCGGAGATACATTTTTAGAACTTCACGGAGATAGAAATTTTAAAGATGATAAAGCTATGGTTGGCGGACTTGGAAAAGTAAACGGTCAGTCGTTTATGATCATAGGTCAACAAAAAGGTTTTAATACAAAAACACGTCAGTACCGTAATTTTGGTATGGCAAACCCAGAAGGATATCGTAAAGCTTTGCGTTTAATGAAAATGGCAGAGAAGTTTGGTATTCCAGTTTTAACTTTGGTAGATACTCCGGGTGCATATCCAGGACTTGAAGCTGAGGAAAGAGGTCAGGGAGAAGCGATCGCAAGAAACATTTTTGAAATGGTTCGTTTACAAGTGCCAATTATCACAATTATTGTTGGTGAAGGTGCTTCAGGAGGAGCTTTAGGAATAGGTGTTGGAGACAAAGTTTACATGTTAGAAAACACTTGGTATTCTGTAATTTCTCCAGAATCTTGTTCTTCAATTTTATGGAAAAGCTGGGAGTACAAAGAACGTGCTGCAGATGCTTTAAAATTGACTTCATCTGATATGAAAAAACAAAAATTAGTTGATGATGTTATTCCGGAACCACTTGGCGGAGCGCACTACGATCGCGAAACTACTTTTAAAACGGTTGCCGAATATATTGCCAAAGGATATAACGAATTGAAAGACTTATCAACAGCCGAGCTAATTGCCCAAAGAATGGACAAATACAGTAAAATGGGCGAGTATAAAGAGTAA
- a CDS encoding endonuclease/exonuclease/phosphatase family protein encodes MKNTLSFILLFFCFFSFSQTKILSWNLENFGKSKSESELNFIASTISNYDIIAIQEVVAGYGGAQAIAKLTAILNEKGSKWDYSISDPTSSSSYKTERYAFIWKTSKIKLKGNPWLEKKYYLEIDREPYFATFEINKKLITLVNFHAITKSKQPETEIKYFKFFPQEYPNLNLVFLGDFNCPQSHTVFNPLKKMGYAPILQNQKTTLKQKCYADNCLASEFDNIFYKSESTKYINSGIISFHKKFISLKEARKISDHIPIWFEFSLN; translated from the coding sequence ATGAAAAATACACTTAGCTTTATTCTCTTATTTTTTTGTTTTTTCTCTTTTTCACAAACTAAAATCCTTTCCTGGAATTTAGAAAACTTTGGAAAGTCAAAATCCGAATCTGAATTAAATTTTATAGCCAGCACCATTAGTAACTACGACATTATAGCAATTCAGGAAGTTGTTGCTGGTTATGGTGGTGCTCAGGCAATTGCAAAACTTACAGCAATCCTTAACGAAAAAGGTTCAAAATGGGATTATAGTATTAGTGATCCCACTAGCAGCAGCAGTTATAAAACGGAACGCTATGCATTTATCTGGAAAACTTCTAAAATAAAATTAAAAGGGAATCCCTGGCTTGAGAAAAAGTACTATCTAGAGATTGATCGTGAGCCTTATTTTGCCACCTTTGAAATTAATAAAAAATTAATCACTCTGGTAAATTTTCACGCTATTACTAAAAGTAAACAACCTGAGACAGAAATTAAGTACTTTAAGTTTTTCCCTCAGGAATATCCTAATTTAAATTTAGTTTTTCTTGGAGATTTTAATTGCCCTCAATCACATACTGTTTTTAATCCGTTAAAAAAGATGGGATATGCCCCTATTTTGCAGAATCAAAAGACCACATTAAAACAGAAATGTTACGCTGACAATTGTTTAGCATCTGAATTTGACAATATCTTTTATAAATCTGAGTCCACAAAATATATTAATTCAGGAATAATTTCATTCCATAAAAAATTCATTTCATTAAAAGAAGCTCGAAAAATATCAGATCACATTCCTATATGGTTTGAATTTTCTTTGAATTAA
- a CDS encoding ATP-binding protein: MSGTPVYEKEIVAIILYTSCFFMIVAVFLVAFFYFSRKKIIQKEIENKNLEIQYQKDQLHAVIVTQEEERKRIAQDLHDDISSKLNIVSLNSHLLTSPNLTEAETIEITGNIIALTTKALENSRKIAHNLLPPVFEKFGLNAGVEELCEEFESSKAIKTYYKNEIDFDEKEIDRHLHVFRILQELMNNSLRHGKATQIWVAFRNVNGIDTCNYEDNGVGFDSKNVENQKGLGMKNIDSRISFLNGTIKISSEVGKGMTVIFTF, from the coding sequence ATGAGTGGAACGCCTGTTTATGAAAAAGAAATTGTTGCCATAATTTTGTATACATCATGTTTTTTCATGATAGTTGCTGTTTTTTTAGTTGCTTTTTTTTATTTCTCAAGAAAGAAAATTATTCAGAAAGAAATTGAAAATAAGAATTTAGAAATTCAATATCAAAAAGATCAATTGCATGCTGTTATTGTTACCCAAGAGGAAGAAAGAAAAAGAATTGCTCAGGATTTGCATGACGATATTAGTTCGAAACTTAATATTGTTTCGCTAAACAGTCATTTACTTACTTCGCCTAATTTGACAGAAGCCGAAACAATAGAAATTACTGGTAACATAATTGCCTTAACGACTAAAGCGCTCGAGAATTCCAGAAAAATTGCTCATAACTTGTTGCCTCCTGTTTTTGAAAAATTTGGATTAAATGCCGGTGTTGAAGAATTATGTGAAGAATTCGAAAGTAGTAAAGCGATAAAAACGTACTATAAAAATGAGATTGATTTTGATGAAAAAGAGATTGATCGCCATTTACACGTTTTTAGAATTTTGCAGGAATTAATGAATAATTCACTGCGTCACGGTAAAGCAACTCAAATTTGGGTTGCCTTTAGAAACGTCAATGGAATTGACACTTGTAATTATGAAGATAACGGCGTTGGCTTTGATAGTAAAAATGTTGAAAATCAGAAAGGTTTAGGTATGAAAAATATTGATAGCCGTATTTCGTTCTTAAACGGAACAATCAAAATAAGCTCTGAAGTTGGTAAAGGAATGACAGTAATTTTTACTTTTTAA